Proteins from one Campylobacter concisus genomic window:
- a CDS encoding flagellin yields MKLGTYTANQASGNYYLDQAKNSEKKALNAISANSEIKASGANLQIAESLLSQTNVLNEGLANANDMIGMLQIADSTLLNLSKSTDRIGELSSKLTNPTLSANEQKGIKGEINALRNAMNDSVKEAKFNGKNVFDAELGFFTGESTKNINLGTNALLNVKDDGSNTGEILKNINSLRSEIGSTQNAVFRGINALAARSVANANSVENLDSSDIAKSLEENLQVNLKLHATSLAKAHDTTSLAAKLDKLLAE; encoded by the coding sequence ATGAAGTTAGGAACTTATACTGCAAACCAGGCTTCAGGAAACTATTATTTAGATCAAGCAAAAAATAGCGAGAAGAAAGCGCTAAATGCTATCTCTGCAAACAGCGAGATCAAAGCATCAGGTGCAAATTTGCAGATCGCAGAGAGTTTGCTTTCACAAACAAATGTCTTGAACGAAGGTTTGGCAAATGCAAACGATATGATCGGTATGCTTCAAATCGCTGACTCAACACTTTTAAATTTAAGTAAAAGCACAGATAGAATAGGCGAACTTTCAAGTAAGCTTACAAATCCTACTCTCTCAGCAAATGAACAAAAAGGCATAAAGGGCGAAATCAACGCACTAAGAAATGCTATGAATGATAGCGTAAAAGAGGCTAAATTTAACGGTAAAAACGTATTTGATGCTGAGCTTGGATTTTTTACAGGTGAGAGCACAAAAAATATAAATTTGGGCACAAATGCTCTTTTAAATGTAAAAGATGACGGCTCAAATACAGGTGAAATTTTAAAAAATATAAATTCACTTCGCTCAGAGATCGGATCAACACAAAATGCTGTATTTAGAGGCATAAATGCTCTAGCCGCAAGGAGCGTGGCAAATGCTAATAGTGTAGAGAACCTTGATAGTAGTGATATCGCAAAGAGCTTGGAAGAAAATTTACAAGTAAATTTAAAACTTCATGCTACGAGCTTAGCTAAAGCTCACGATACTACGAGCTTGGCTGCAAAACTAGATAAACTTCTAGCTGAATAA
- the hisD gene encoding histidinol dehydrogenase, with amino-acid sequence MKFLHSSDADFESKFSQLVRRSDNDMSAVMPVVTGIIDEIRKDGDSALFTQISKFDKFNVTSKNDIIIDVKEMEAAYNSLDNALRVALNSAHDRIKSYHERTKPSDWTYKDEHDILLGAKYTAVDRAGLYIPGGKAAYPSSLLMNAIPAIVAGVKEIVVCTPAPNGKVNTLLLAAMHLCGIKTAFKIGGASAIAAMAYGTETVPKVDVITGPGNIYVATAKKLVYGDVNIDMIAGPSEIGVIADDSADSRHIAIDMLSQAEHDEIASAFLITPVEAFARAVQRHIEDELKTLKREPIASASIRNKAAIIVARDLKECFALMNELAVEHLEIATNDALSYIDDVTHAGAIFFGHFTPEAMGDYIAGPNHTLPTGGSARFYSPLGVENFMKRSSIISVSRKGIMHLGKSCMQLAEAEGLTAHKKSVAVRLEE; translated from the coding sequence ATGAAGTTTTTACACAGCAGCGACGCTGACTTTGAGAGTAAATTTTCGCAGCTTGTTAGGCGAAGCGACAATGACATGAGTGCCGTGATGCCAGTGGTTACAGGTATCATAGACGAGATAAGAAAAGATGGTGATAGCGCGCTTTTTACCCAGATAAGCAAATTTGATAAATTTAATGTCACAAGCAAAAACGACATAATAATCGACGTAAAAGAGATGGAAGCGGCCTATAATTCGCTAGATAACGCCCTAAGAGTGGCTTTAAATTCAGCTCACGATAGGATAAAAAGCTATCACGAGCGCACAAAGCCAAGTGACTGGACATATAAAGATGAGCATGATATCTTGCTTGGTGCAAAATACACAGCGGTTGACCGCGCTGGCCTTTATATCCCAGGTGGTAAAGCAGCTTATCCTAGCTCACTTCTTATGAATGCAATCCCAGCGATCGTAGCTGGCGTAAAAGAGATCGTAGTGTGCACTCCAGCGCCAAATGGCAAGGTAAATACCTTACTTCTTGCGGCAATGCACCTTTGTGGCATAAAAACAGCCTTTAAAATAGGCGGTGCAAGCGCGATCGCGGCGATGGCATACGGAACTGAAACAGTACCAAAAGTTGATGTCATCACAGGACCTGGCAATATCTACGTAGCGACTGCTAAAAAGCTAGTTTATGGCGACGTAAATATTGATATGATCGCTGGTCCAAGCGAGATAGGCGTCATCGCTGATGATAGTGCCGATTCTCGCCACATAGCTATTGATATGCTCTCTCAAGCTGAGCACGACGAGATCGCAAGTGCCTTTTTGATAACACCGGTAGAGGCTTTTGCAAGGGCTGTGCAAAGACACATTGAAGATGAGCTAAAGACACTAAAACGTGAGCCGATCGCAAGTGCAAGCATAAGAAATAAAGCTGCAATAATAGTGGCAAGAGATTTAAAAGAGTGTTTTGCTCTCATGAATGAGCTTGCTGTTGAGCACCTAGAGATCGCTACAAACGATGCTTTAAGTTATATTGATGATGTGACTCATGCGGGCGCTATATTTTTTGGACACTTTACGCCTGAAGCGATGGGAGATTATATCGCTGGACCAAATCACACATTGCCAACTGGCGGAAGTGCGAGATTTTACTCGCCGCTTGGAGTTGAAAATTTCATGAAGCGAAGCTCGATCATTTCAGTGAGTAGAAAAGGTATCATGCATCTTGGCAAATCATGCATGCAGCTAGCTGAAGCTGAGGGGCTAACCGCTCATAAAAAATCAGTTGCAGTGAGACTAGAAGAGTAA
- a CDS encoding pyridoxal-phosphate dependent enzyme: protein MIDKIRLREREFWLLRDDLLGEFNGNKARKLEYFLKADLGGIKAIVSHGSSQSNAMYSLSLFAKLKGLKFYYVVSHLSSNLEQDPVGNFKFALENGMEIFVKEEREKFAKELAKSKNALFINEGVAQSEAELGFITQAREINEWSKKSGIRPDIFLPSGTGTSACYLAKHTDLRVFTTPCVGDSDYLKKQIYELDKNSKVQILNPPKKYHFGNLYKELYEIWLEVCKSGVEFDLVYDPVGFMTLFANLDKLGSEILYIHQGGILGNITQKQRYERKLKIKDHK from the coding sequence GTGATTGATAAAATTCGCTTAAGAGAGCGAGAATTTTGGCTTTTAAGAGATGATCTGCTAGGCGAGTTTAACGGCAACAAAGCAAGAAAGCTAGAGTATTTTCTAAAGGCTGATCTTGGCGGCATCAAAGCCATCGTATCTCACGGCTCAAGCCAGTCAAACGCGATGTATAGCCTAAGTCTTTTTGCCAAGCTAAAGGGGCTTAAATTTTATTACGTCGTCTCTCATCTTAGCTCAAATTTAGAGCAAGATCCAGTTGGAAATTTCAAATTTGCACTTGAAAATGGCATGGAAATTTTTGTAAAAGAGGAGCGTGAGAAATTTGCTAAGGAGCTAGCAAAGAGTAAAAACGCGCTCTTTATAAACGAGGGCGTAGCGCAGAGTGAGGCTGAGCTTGGCTTTATCACGCAGGCACGCGAGATAAATGAGTGGAGCAAAAAAAGCGGCATAAGGCCTGATATATTCTTGCCCTCAGGCACTGGCACAAGCGCATGCTACCTAGCAAAGCACACCGATCTTAGGGTTTTTACAACTCCTTGCGTAGGGGACAGCGACTATCTAAAAAAGCAAATTTACGAGCTAGATAAAAACAGCAAAGTGCAAATTTTAAATCCCCCAAAGAAGTATCATTTTGGAAATTTATACAAAGAGCTTTATGAAATTTGGCTTGAAGTGTGCAAAAGTGGCGTAGAATTTGACCTAGTCTACGACCCAGTGGGCTTTATGACACTTTTTGCAAATTTAGACAAGCTTGGTAGCGAAATTTTATATATCCACCAGGGCGGAATTTTAGGTAACATTACACAAAAGCAAAGATATGAGAGAAAACTAAAAATAAAGGATCATAAATGA
- a CDS encoding OmpA family protein, with protein sequence MKINKNNEDQSSFWVSYADLMAGLLFVFMLLIGAVVVKYVLTQNTLENKEQAIIAALANLKDAQGKNFTLEELNEALKSELSKISDENINLKKSNEIFVIQIDALKEKLAQLIDENKDANASIKELNASIFDLNQKMIVLNDEISSKDRALSDANENSEKNLAKIAFLLEQVSQREARYDELLRDLNVTRDRVKNLTGIRVKVISALKDRLGSSIEIDPNSGALKLSSSVLFDKGSAVLKEEVKEELKATLSKYFDVLLNDKDIASNIDQIIIEGFTDSDGSYIYNLELSQKRAYAVMEFINSFSDDARLRKLLVASGRSYNELVFKDGAEDKDASRRIEIKFSLSNKEAINEIEKFLEFKGD encoded by the coding sequence ATGAAAATAAACAAAAATAACGAAGATCAATCGAGCTTTTGGGTTTCGTACGCGGACTTGATGGCGGGTCTACTCTTTGTTTTTATGCTACTAATAGGTGCTGTCGTCGTAAAATACGTCCTAACTCAAAATACTCTTGAAAATAAAGAGCAAGCCATCATCGCAGCACTAGCAAATTTAAAAGACGCCCAGGGTAAAAATTTCACCCTTGAAGAGCTAAATGAAGCACTAAAAAGTGAGCTTTCAAAGATAAGCGACGAAAACATAAATTTAAAAAAATCAAATGAAATTTTTGTCATTCAAATAGACGCCCTAAAAGAAAAACTAGCCCAGCTTATAGATGAAAATAAAGATGCAAATGCGAGCATAAAAGAGCTAAATGCTAGCATTTTTGATCTAAATCAAAAGATGATCGTGCTAAATGATGAAATTTCATCAAAAGATAGAGCGCTTAGTGACGCAAACGAAAACAGTGAGAAAAATTTAGCCAAGATTGCCTTTTTGCTCGAGCAAGTGAGCCAAAGAGAGGCTAGATACGACGAGCTTTTAAGGGATCTAAACGTCACTCGCGATAGAGTTAAAAATTTAACCGGCATCAGAGTAAAAGTGATCTCAGCCCTAAAGGATAGGCTTGGCTCAAGCATCGAGATTGATCCAAACTCAGGTGCGCTAAAGCTTAGCTCATCAGTGCTTTTTGATAAGGGTAGTGCGGTCTTAAAAGAAGAGGTCAAAGAGGAGTTAAAGGCCACGCTTAGTAAGTATTTTGACGTGCTTTTAAATGATAAAGATATCGCATCAAATATTGATCAAATCATAATCGAAGGCTTTACAGATAGCGACGGAAGCTATATTTATAACCTAGAGCTTTCACAAAAAAGAGCCTACGCGGTGATGGAGTTTATAAACTCATTTAGCGACGATGCACGCCTTAGAAAGCTGCTTGTCGCAAGTGGCCGAAGCTACAACGAGCTAGTTTTTAAAGACGGAGCCGAGGACAAGGACGCTTCAAGGCGCATCGAGATCAAATTTTCACTCTCAAACAAAGAGGCTATCAACGAGATAGAGAAATTTTTGGAGTTTAAGGGTGATTGA
- a CDS encoding MotA/TolQ/ExbB proton channel family protein — protein MQNQNDFSELSVPKERQAHSFFVFFKVIFIPLAIYILAILAYLGVINFQMKLHTIVMMGVILFVAFIFSRHSALVAYSNFLANAKDYKIRLKEFIISHLFEISNVKKANAKFEDFFESYTRNFRNDNLANIGQAVFPMLGILGTFISIAISMPSFSSSTANGLEKEIAILLNGVSTAFYVSIYGIFLALWWMFFEKIGISKFERFYSEQKELSREFFWQENELNANFMKASVGYFKDSHDAFKMVLDDKFLRNLNDQVNEKFDRLKELCEIEKNIINQSKAELSANLKMLNEASLKQDEFVKIHSDMLKAVSAFSNAFKDMEVKILTEHAKLGEIFSRNLNATKESQIKFEQTIKSFDKVLREFSLSLMKEQNDALKEFRASLVESATIFKAAYEQEGRNLEREKERESLIAELKKNIDEIDKEANSVIEKIENLVQ, from the coding sequence ATGCAAAATCAAAATGATTTTAGTGAGCTAAGCGTACCAAAAGAGCGCCAAGCTCACTCTTTCTTTGTCTTTTTTAAAGTTATCTTTATCCCTTTAGCTATCTACATCTTGGCGATACTAGCGTATCTTGGCGTTATAAATTTTCAGATGAAGCTTCACACCATCGTGATGATGGGCGTTATACTCTTTGTCGCTTTTATCTTTTCACGTCACAGCGCTTTGGTCGCTTACTCAAATTTCTTAGCAAATGCCAAAGACTACAAGATAAGGCTAAAAGAATTTATCATCTCGCATCTCTTTGAAATTTCAAACGTCAAAAAGGCAAACGCTAAATTTGAAGATTTTTTTGAGAGCTATACAAGAAATTTTAGAAATGACAACCTAGCAAACATCGGTCAAGCAGTCTTTCCTATGCTTGGAATTTTAGGCACATTTATTAGTATCGCTATTTCTATGCCAAGCTTTAGCTCAAGCACTGCAAACGGCCTTGAAAAAGAGATCGCTATACTGTTAAATGGCGTGTCTACGGCATTTTATGTATCGATTTACGGCATATTTTTAGCGCTTTGGTGGATGTTTTTTGAAAAGATAGGCATTAGCAAATTTGAGAGATTTTACAGCGAGCAAAAAGAGCTAAGCCGTGAGTTTTTCTGGCAGGAAAATGAACTAAATGCAAATTTTATGAAAGCATCTGTTGGCTACTTTAAAGATAGTCATGACGCTTTTAAAATGGTGCTTGATGATAAATTTTTAAGAAATTTAAACGATCAGGTAAATGAAAAATTTGACAGACTAAAAGAGCTTTGCGAAATAGAGAAAAATATCATAAATCAAAGCAAGGCTGAGCTTAGTGCAAACCTTAAAATGCTAAATGAAGCTAGCCTAAAACAAGATGAATTTGTAAAAATCCACTCTGATATGCTAAAGGCAGTAAGCGCGTTTTCTAATGCCTTTAAAGATATGGAGGTTAAAATTTTAACCGAGCATGCAAAGCTTGGCGAAATTTTTAGTAGAAATTTAAACGCCACAAAAGAGAGCCAGATAAAATTTGAGCAGACTATAAAGAGTTTTGACAAGGTTTTAAGAGAATTTTCTCTCTCTTTGATGAAAGAGCAAAACGACGCACTAAAGGAATTTAGAGCCTCGCTCGTGGAGAGTGCGACGATATTTAAGGCAGCATATGAGCAAGAGGGCAGGAACTTGGAGCGAGAAAAAGAGCGTGAGAGCCTCATTGCTGAGCTTAAGAAGAACATAGACGAGATCGATAAAGAAGCAAATTCTGTAATAGAAAAAATCGAAAATCTAGTGCAATGA
- the fbaA gene encoding class II fructose-bisphosphate aldolase, producing the protein MGVLDIVKPGVLSGDDVTKLYAYAKEQGFAIPAVNVVGSDSVNAVLEAAKVANSPVIVQFSNGGAGFYAGKACENAAVLGAIAGAKHVHLLAKAYGVPVILHTDHAARKLLPWIDELVKASHEYKKTHGVPLFSSHMLDLSEENINENLSTCEKYLKELSELGISLEIELGVTGGEEDGVDNTSVDNALLYTQPEDVALAYERLSKISDKFSIAASFGNVHGVYKPGNVVLRPEILKNSQAYVAKKFNTKSDKPVNFVFHGGSGSELKDIKNAVSYGVIKMNIDTDTQWAFWDGVREYEAKNRAYLQGQIGNPEGDDKPNKKYYDPRKWLRSGEESMVKRLQTAFSDLNCLNRN; encoded by the coding sequence ATGGGCGTTTTAGATATCGTAAAACCTGGTGTTTTAAGCGGAGATGATGTAACAAAACTTTATGCTTATGCCAAAGAGCAAGGTTTTGCAATACCTGCTGTAAATGTCGTAGGCAGCGACTCAGTAAATGCTGTTTTAGAAGCGGCAAAGGTTGCTAACTCGCCTGTTATCGTTCAGTTTAGTAATGGCGGTGCAGGTTTTTACGCTGGTAAAGCCTGCGAAAATGCAGCCGTTCTTGGTGCGATCGCTGGAGCAAAGCATGTTCATTTGCTAGCCAAAGCTTATGGCGTGCCAGTCATTTTACATACAGACCATGCTGCTAGAAAGCTTTTACCTTGGATAGATGAGCTAGTAAAAGCAAGTCATGAGTATAAAAAAACTCACGGCGTGCCACTTTTTAGCTCTCACATGCTTGATCTTAGCGAAGAGAATATCAATGAAAATTTAAGCACGTGCGAGAAGTATCTAAAAGAGCTTAGCGAGCTTGGTATTAGCCTTGAGATCGAGCTTGGCGTCACTGGTGGCGAAGAAGATGGCGTAGATAACACAAGCGTTGATAACGCACTTCTTTACACTCAGCCAGAAGATGTCGCGCTTGCTTATGAAAGACTAAGCAAGATAAGCGATAAATTTAGCATCGCAGCCAGTTTTGGCAACGTTCATGGTGTCTATAAACCGGGCAATGTCGTGCTAAGACCAGAAATTCTTAAAAACTCACAAGCCTATGTGGCAAAGAAATTTAATACAAAAAGTGACAAGCCTGTAAATTTTGTATTTCATGGCGGTAGTGGCAGCGAGCTAAAAGATATCAAAAATGCTGTAAGTTACGGCGTTATCAAGATGAACATTGACACTGATACGCAGTGGGCTTTCTGGGACGGCGTGCGTGAGTATGAGGCTAAAAATAGAGCATACTTGCAAGGTCAGATCGGCAACCCAGAGGGCGATGATAAGCCAAATAAAAAATACTACGATCCAAGGAAATGGCTAAGAAGTGGCGAGGAGAGCATGGTTAAGCGTCTTCAGACTGCTTTTAGCGACTTAAACTGCCTAAATAGGAACTAA
- a CDS encoding peptidylprolyl isomerase, with amino-acid sequence MKKFLFPAVLSLAAAVTLNAAVVATVDGDAISDSDISSLLSAAMPGFDASKLQPNEKKRIIDDLINRKLLLKDAKSSGIEKDVEYIKAVKAAQEGIAVELYMRKLFDGIKVSDNELKDFYNKNKASMNEPAQAKARHILVEDEKTANDIIAQLKNLKGEALTKKFVELASQKSIDKGSAAHGGELGWFGQSQMVKPFADAAFSMANGTVSTKPVKTQFGYHVILKEDGKAAGTVSFEQAKPEIEQAVKMEKFQAAVRQKSEALRQKAKIEYK; translated from the coding sequence ATGAAAAAATTTTTGTTTCCAGCAGTTTTAAGTTTAGCAGCAGCTGTTACTCTAAATGCAGCAGTAGTTGCAACAGTTGATGGTGATGCTATAAGTGATAGCGATATTTCAAGCCTTTTGTCAGCAGCTATGCCAGGATTTGACGCTAGCAAGCTTCAACCAAATGAGAAAAAACGTATTATCGACGATCTAATAAATAGAAAACTTCTTTTAAAAGATGCTAAGTCAAGCGGTATCGAAAAAGATGTAGAGTACATCAAAGCCGTAAAAGCAGCGCAAGAAGGTATTGCAGTTGAGCTTTATATGAGAAAGCTTTTTGATGGCATAAAAGTAAGTGATAACGAACTAAAAGATTTTTACAATAAAAATAAAGCAAGTATGAATGAGCCAGCTCAAGCAAAAGCAAGACATATCCTAGTTGAAGATGAGAAAACAGCAAACGACATCATCGCTCAACTTAAAAATTTAAAAGGCGAGGCGCTAACTAAGAAATTTGTAGAGCTAGCAAGCCAAAAATCAATCGACAAAGGCTCAGCAGCACACGGTGGCGAGCTTGGCTGGTTTGGTCAAAGCCAAATGGTAAAACCTTTTGCAGACGCAGCATTTTCAATGGCTAATGGCACAGTTTCAACTAAGCCAGTTAAAACTCAGTTTGGCTACCATGTTATCTTAAAAGAAGATGGCAAAGCTGCTGGCACTGTAAGCTTTGAACAAGCAAAACCAGAGATTGAGCAAGCTGTAAAAATGGAGAAATTCCAAGCTGCTGTTAGACAAAAAAGTGAAGCTCTACGCCAAAAAGCAAAGATAGAATACAAATAA
- the nth gene encoding endonuclease III, translated as MRTKKDILEIKTRLLEEFKDAKSELKFRNLYELLVCVMLSAQCTDKRVNLITPALFEAYKDVYELASANLASLKLMINSCSFFNNKAVNLIKMANSVVELYNGEIPLDEEKLKALAGVGQKTAHVVLLEATNANVMAVDTHVFRVAHRLDLSHAKTPEATEADLSHAFKTDLGKLHQAMVLFGRYTCKAKKPLCHECILNDLCNSKDKII; from the coding sequence ATGAGAACAAAAAAAGATATTTTAGAGATAAAAACAAGACTTCTAGAAGAGTTTAAAGACGCCAAAAGTGAGCTTAAATTTAGAAATTTATATGAGCTACTTGTCTGTGTCATGCTCTCAGCCCAGTGCACTGATAAAAGAGTAAATTTAATAACTCCGGCTTTATTTGAAGCGTATAAAGATGTCTATGAGCTAGCTAGCGCAAATTTAGCAAGCCTAAAACTAATGATAAACTCGTGCAGCTTTTTTAATAACAAGGCTGTAAATTTAATCAAAATGGCAAACAGCGTGGTTGAGCTTTATAACGGAGAAATTCCGCTTGATGAAGAGAAGCTAAAAGCGCTTGCTGGAGTTGGACAAAAGACCGCTCATGTCGTGCTTTTAGAAGCTACAAATGCAAATGTTATGGCTGTTGATACACACGTTTTTAGAGTGGCGCACAGACTTGATCTTAGCCATGCAAAGACACCAGAAGCCACTGAAGCTGATCTTAGCCACGCCTTTAAAACAGATCTTGGTAAGCTTCATCAAGCCATGGTGCTCTTTGGACGTTACACCTGTAAAGCCAAAAAACCGCTTTGCCATGAGTGTATCTTAAATGATCTTTGTAACAGTAAGGACAAGATTATTTAA
- the dsbD gene encoding protein-disulfide reductase DsbD, with translation MFLKFLFSLILFAGSLFAEVLDVSKAFVLTPSVDSQNVEVKFNFGENIYLYKESFEIKLAGKKINELLNLPSSENTGEYEIYPKDFSIFIPLNLVKENLSNGKAILDINYQGCAKNGICYRPQNKIYEITDQAGKFSIATFKKEQKSDTDILAEEFSSEQDIANGLGDKNFFISLLTFFGYGLLLSLTPCVFPMIPILSSIIVSKGANLNAKKGFLLSFIYVVAMSLAYALAGVAASLLGFGIAGALQNIYVLGTFAAIFVILSFSMFGFYDIKLPAKFENLISKKSQNSSGYVGIFIMGFASALIVSPCVAAPLAGALLYIAQSGNVFYGGIMLFVMGLGMGVPLLIIGLSSGKLLPKPGSWMDEVKKFFGFLMLIMAIWILARMLGEFFELLGYGIIGVFMAVYFGAFEVAEKSWAKFKKAFFILVFIYSVMLIVGSFLGSKEAFSPLSGLNLAKSDSALKFNSVKNLDELNEIIKNSTKPVLVDFYADWCASCKEIEKITFKDIDVMDALANFALIRIDVTNGGPQNDEMLRNFGLIDPPALLLFSGGDELKFLRTIGFIDAKNFLAKLEKIK, from the coding sequence ATGTTTTTAAAATTTCTTTTTTCGCTTATTTTATTTGCAGGCTCGCTTTTTGCCGAGGTTTTAGATGTTAGTAAAGCCTTTGTTTTAACTCCAAGCGTTGATAGTCAAAATGTTGAAGTGAAGTTTAACTTTGGTGAAAATATCTATCTTTATAAAGAGAGTTTTGAGATTAAACTAGCTGGCAAAAAGATAAATGAGCTATTAAATTTGCCAAGTAGTGAAAATACGGGAGAATACGAAATTTATCCAAAAGATTTTTCGATTTTTATCCCATTAAATTTAGTAAAAGAAAATCTTTCAAATGGCAAAGCGATACTTGACATTAACTATCAAGGCTGTGCTAAAAACGGCATTTGCTACCGTCCACAAAATAAAATTTATGAGATAACTGACCAAGCTGGAAAATTTAGCATCGCCACTTTTAAAAAAGAGCAAAAAAGCGATACCGACATTCTTGCTGAAGAATTTTCTAGCGAGCAGGATATCGCAAATGGGCTTGGAGATAAAAATTTTTTTATCTCACTTCTTACTTTTTTTGGTTATGGTCTCTTGCTTTCACTAACACCTTGCGTCTTTCCGATGATACCGATACTTTCAAGCATAATCGTCTCAAAAGGTGCTAATTTAAATGCAAAAAAAGGCTTTTTACTATCATTTATCTATGTTGTCGCGATGAGCCTAGCTTACGCATTAGCTGGAGTAGCGGCTAGTCTGCTTGGCTTTGGTATCGCAGGAGCTTTGCAAAACATCTATGTGCTCGGCACTTTTGCGGCCATTTTTGTCATTTTAAGCTTTAGTATGTTTGGATTTTATGATATAAAATTGCCAGCGAAATTTGAAAATTTGATAAGTAAAAAATCGCAAAATAGTTCAGGCTATGTTGGAATTTTTATTATGGGTTTTGCCTCAGCTCTCATCGTATCACCTTGCGTAGCAGCACCATTAGCTGGTGCGCTTCTTTATATCGCTCAAAGTGGAAATGTCTTTTATGGTGGCATTATGCTTTTTGTCATGGGGCTTGGCATGGGAGTGCCACTGCTTATTATTGGGCTAAGCTCTGGAAAGCTCTTGCCAAAACCTGGTAGTTGGATGGATGAAGTGAAAAAATTCTTTGGTTTTTTGATGCTCATCATGGCGATTTGGATCCTTGCGCGTATGCTTGGAGAATTTTTTGAGCTATTAGGATATGGCATTATAGGCGTTTTTATGGCAGTTTATTTTGGGGCATTTGAAGTAGCAGAAAAAAGCTGGGCTAAGTTTAAAAAAGCGTTTTTTATCCTAGTTTTTATATATTCGGTTATGCTAATAGTTGGTTCATTTTTAGGCTCAAAGGAGGCTTTTTCTCCGCTTTCTGGACTAAATTTGGCAAAAAGTGATAGTGCGTTAAAATTTAATTCCGTTAAAAATTTAGATGAACTAAATGAGATAATAAAAAACTCAACCAAACCCGTTTTAGTAGATTTTTATGCTGATTGGTGTGCAAGCTGCAAAGAGATAGAAAAGATTACTTTTAAAGATATTGACGTTATGGATGCTTTGGCAAATTTTGCACTTATTCGTATCGATGTAACAAATGGCGGACCACAAAATGATGAGATGCTAAGAAATTTTGGGCTTATTGATCCGCCTGCGCTCTTGCTATTTAGTGGTGGCGATGAGCTAAAATTTCTTAGAACTATCGGCTTTATAGATGCTAAAAATTTTCTAGCAAAGCTTGAGAAGATTAAATAA
- the ppk2 gene encoding polyphosphate kinase 2 → MSKDKKHQKSEKLGYEEELRLLQIELLKFQNYVKEKGLRVLMLMEGRDAAGKGGTIKRLTEHLNPRGCRIVALAKPSDVEKTQWYFQRYVTHLPSAGEIVIFDRSWYNRAGVEPVMGFCTQAEHKEFLREVPKFEEMIINSGIIFFKIYLSITKDEQKKRFKERQNDPLKQFKISPVDQKAQELWDQYSIAKYSMLLASHNSISPWVIVSSDNKKEARLNVFKFILSHVEYPKKINDYLEFDKNVVRDGSEEIKRIEEGLNKDKLKSID, encoded by the coding sequence ATGTCAAAAGACAAAAAACACCAAAAAAGCGAGAAGCTTGGCTACGAGGAAGAGCTTAGACTACTTCAAATTGAACTTTTAAAATTTCAAAATTACGTAAAAGAAAAAGGCCTTAGAGTACTCATGCTAATGGAAGGGCGCGACGCAGCCGGTAAAGGAGGAACGATAAAACGCCTAACTGAGCATCTAAATCCAAGGGGTTGCCGTATAGTAGCGCTTGCTAAGCCAAGTGATGTCGAAAAAACGCAGTGGTATTTTCAAAGATATGTGACTCATCTGCCAAGTGCCGGAGAGATCGTGATCTTTGATAGAAGCTGGTACAATAGAGCTGGTGTTGAGCCGGTAATGGGCTTTTGCACACAAGCAGAGCATAAAGAATTTTTACGTGAAGTGCCAAAATTTGAAGAGATGATCATAAACTCTGGCATAATTTTCTTTAAAATTTATCTTTCAATCACAAAAGATGAGCAGAAAAAACGCTTCAAAGAGAGGCAAAATGATCCGTTAAAGCAATTTAAAATTTCACCCGTTGATCAAAAAGCGCAAGAACTTTGGGATCAGTACTCTATCGCTAAATATTCGATGCTTCTTGCCTCTCACAATAGCATTTCACCATGGGTCATCGTCTCAAGCGATAACAAAAAAGAAGCTAGGCTAAATGTCTTTAAATTTATCCTAAGTCACGTTGAATATCCAAAAAAGATAAATGACTACTTGGAATTTGACAAAAATGTCGTAAGAGACGGAAGTGAAGAGATAAAACGCATAGAAGAAGGGCTAAATAAAGATAAGTTAAAGAGTATCGATTAA